Proteins from one Ananas comosus cultivar F153 linkage group 5, ASM154086v1, whole genome shotgun sequence genomic window:
- the LOC109709972 gene encoding transmembrane protein 18-like codes for MEDLRMALKDHADLASELFDRFSAELRRGFAPAVDNFLGFFHAVDWKEPWLIGVITFHVVFLLITIISRRNMNFQLSLSVLALSGVCFAETINSILAKRWKSFAGQNYFDTHGLFISALWSGPLLFITAVILVNTLFILCGLIVKWKRAELKHRARASRGKKD; via the exons ATGGAGGATCTGAGAATGGCGTTGAAGGATCACGCGGATCTCGCATCGGAGCTCTTCGATCGCTTCTCCGCCGAGCTCCGCCGCGGATTCGCCCCCGCCGTCGATAACTTTCTAGGGTTTTTCCACGCCGTCGATTGGAAG GAGCCTTGGTTGATTGGTGTAATAACATTCCATGTGGTTTTCCTGCTGATAACCATCATCTCAAGGAGAAACATGAACTTCCAGCTTTCCCTCTCGGTTCTAGCAC TTTCTGGTGTATGTTTTGCTGAAACGATAAATAGCATCTTGGCGAAGCGCTGGAAGAGCTTCGCGGGCCAGAACTATTTTGATACTCACGGCCTTTTCATATCAGCCCTCTGGTCCGGTCCGCTCCTCTTTATTACCGCTGTTATTCTG gTGAATACTCTCTTTATACTCTGTGGACTGATAGTAAAATGGAAGAGAGCAGAACTCAAACACCGCGCTAGGGCTTCTCGTGGCAAGAAGGATTAG